A genomic segment from Pseudomonas sessilinigenes encodes:
- a CDS encoding DUF1176 domain-containing protein: MLRPVALSLLMLGAMACQARELPELTPLWQQQKGWISACDNRRDCQLLYVPNIEFAEQVNHLTLIIRSQAGPEGRVQLQLEHQGAPFDLQALRLDGQPLEPGLLAALVLEPEAPDSTREQQYYRVDDQALARQWLARLQAGHVLGLPGEEPAQVLLTALPHLLHRVDQVQHRQDTVSALAAPGEQPANSVPRVQPPRALRPYPGVTPLGAQERAGLLAAVQAALPAPKAVQDDDYVMPPRIEVYPLTEQQALVFEFSDCGAYTCLFDISSRSRSAPYGLQALQIQALPAGSVDHAGGLNYDPETGLLSSYLMGRGIGDCGEMASWHFDGQAFQLTDYRRMPNCSGLGYNQWPVLWSAEAPKRS; this comes from the coding sequence ATGCTGCGTCCCGTTGCGTTGTCCCTGCTGATGCTTGGCGCCATGGCCTGCCAGGCCCGGGAGCTGCCCGAGCTGACGCCGTTGTGGCAGCAGCAGAAGGGCTGGATCAGCGCGTGCGACAACCGCCGCGATTGCCAACTGCTCTATGTGCCGAACATCGAGTTTGCCGAGCAGGTCAACCACCTGACGCTGATCATCCGCAGCCAGGCCGGCCCCGAGGGGCGGGTGCAACTGCAACTGGAACACCAGGGGGCGCCATTCGATCTGCAGGCGCTGCGTCTCGACGGCCAGCCGCTGGAGCCCGGCTTGCTGGCAGCCCTGGTCCTGGAGCCGGAAGCCCCCGACAGCACCCGCGAGCAGCAGTACTACCGGGTTGACGATCAGGCCCTGGCCCGTCAGTGGCTGGCGCGGCTGCAGGCCGGCCACGTGCTGGGGCTGCCGGGCGAGGAACCGGCCCAGGTGCTCCTGACGGCTCTGCCGCACTTGCTGCACCGGGTGGACCAGGTCCAGCACCGCCAGGACACGGTCAGTGCCCTGGCCGCACCCGGCGAGCAGCCAGCGAACTCGGTGCCCCGGGTCCAGCCGCCCCGGGCATTGCGTCCCTATCCGGGGGTGACGCCCCTTGGCGCTCAGGAACGTGCAGGGCTGCTGGCGGCGGTGCAGGCGGCATTGCCGGCACCGAAGGCCGTGCAAGACGATGACTACGTCATGCCGCCGAGGATCGAGGTCTATCCCCTGACCGAGCAGCAGGCGCTGGTATTCGAGTTCTCCGACTGCGGCGCCTACACCTGCCTGTTCGATATCAGCAGCCGCTCGCGGAGCGCGCCATACGGGCTGCAAGCCCTGCAGATACAGGCGTTGCCGGCGGGCAGTGTCGATCATGCCGGTGGCCTCAACTATGACCCTGAGACCGGCCTGCTCAGCAGCTACCTGATGGGGCGCGGCATAGGCGACTGCGGTGAAATGGCCAGTTGGCACTTCGACGGCCAGGCCTTCCAGCTCACCGACTACCGGCGCATGCCCAACTGCAGCGGCCTGGGTTACAACCAATGGCCGGTGCTCTGGAGCGCCGAGGCGCCGAAGCGCTCCTGA
- a CDS encoding carbohydrate porin, producing the protein MNATHALGPLLAALLLPLPGLAATASEPRSGPLAGLGDYLAGQGITPHLQFLSLSMKNLDTGPRPHSFGNSGDLFVGADIDLATFAGLDGAALHVEQTLFILDQGTGVPTSRNWQGAAGSYFGGAPIHNDLTSNQLSLLTYQQTWLDSQVDLSLGRTNARRYFYIYNCESTVTCNDPIIEASTGILPPPYGAWGGYLKYQVTPQWYLHGGAFESNPVDYLKHRQGLDFSTDDASGTSLLLGLGSQRQDGYGFHYELNGYYNTSKQEDPLTGATAFGSAGAFFKFQQAVWRADGGSGSAPQALLLFGSLSAAADAKQPFSHFAEAGLTYLAPFDRPQDKLNFKASYLRLNDHQLRFQQQARIANDGDPRLGRRNVYALEANANIALTRQLTLEPSVQYLINPDNFYNPEARELSGNGFVVGLQVSLDVGSLLGL; encoded by the coding sequence ATGAATGCCACCCATGCACTCGGCCCGCTGCTGGCCGCCCTGCTGTTGCCCCTGCCCGGCCTTGCCGCTACCGCCAGCGAGCCGCGCAGCGGACCGCTGGCCGGCCTGGGCGACTACCTGGCCGGACAGGGCATCACCCCGCATCTCCAGTTCCTCAGCCTGTCGATGAAAAACCTCGACACCGGCCCCCGGCCCCACAGTTTCGGCAACAGCGGCGACCTGTTCGTCGGGGCCGATATCGACCTTGCAACCTTCGCCGGCCTGGACGGGGCGGCCCTGCATGTCGAGCAGACGCTGTTCATCCTCGACCAGGGGACCGGCGTGCCCACCTCGCGCAACTGGCAAGGGGCCGCCGGCAGCTACTTCGGCGGCGCGCCGATCCACAACGACCTGACCAGCAACCAGTTGAGCCTGTTGACCTACCAGCAAACCTGGCTCGACAGCCAGGTCGACCTGAGCCTGGGGCGGACCAACGCCCGGCGCTACTTCTACATCTACAACTGCGAGAGCACGGTGACCTGTAACGACCCGATCATCGAGGCCTCCACCGGTATCCTGCCGCCACCCTACGGGGCCTGGGGCGGCTACCTGAAGTACCAGGTGACGCCGCAGTGGTACCTGCATGGCGGCGCCTTCGAATCCAACCCGGTGGACTACCTCAAGCATCGCCAGGGCCTGGACTTCAGTACTGACGATGCCAGCGGCACCAGCCTGTTGCTGGGCCTCGGCAGCCAGCGGCAGGACGGCTATGGTTTTCACTACGAGCTCAACGGCTACTACAACACCTCCAAGCAGGAAGATCCGCTGACCGGCGCCACCGCCTTCGGCAGCGCTGGTGCCTTCTTCAAGTTCCAGCAGGCCGTGTGGCGCGCCGACGGCGGATCAGGCAGTGCGCCACAGGCCCTGCTGCTGTTCGGCTCACTGTCGGCGGCGGCCGATGCCAAGCAACCTTTCAGCCACTTCGCCGAGGCCGGCCTGACCTATCTCGCGCCCTTCGACCGCCCGCAAGACAAGCTCAACTTCAAGGCCAGCTACCTGCGCCTGAACGATCACCAGCTGCGCTTCCAACAGCAGGCACGGATCGCCAACGACGGCGACCCGCGCCTGGGCCGGCGCAATGTCTATGCCCTGGAAGCCAACGCGAACATCGCCCTGACCCGGCAGCTGACCCTGGAGCCGAGCGTCCAGTATTTGATCAACCCGGACAATTTCTACAACCCCGAAGCCCGTGAGCTGAGCGGCAACGGCTTTGTCGTCGGCCTGCAAGTGAGCCTGGACGTCGGCTCGCTGCTGGGGTTGTGA
- a CDS encoding 5-carboxymethyl-2-hydroxymuconate Delta-isomerase: MPHFIAEYTDNIEAQADLPGLFEKVHDYLGASGVFPLGGIRSRGVRLDTWRMADGKHDYAFVHMRLQVGAGRDLETRRQVAEGLFEIIKAHFAQLQAQRLLALSFEMSELEAELNFKHNNVHAFLKSL, encoded by the coding sequence GTGCCGCATTTCATCGCTGAATACACCGACAACATCGAAGCCCAGGCCGATCTGCCGGGGCTGTTCGAAAAGGTCCACGACTACCTGGGCGCCAGTGGCGTGTTCCCCCTGGGTGGCATCCGCAGCCGCGGGGTGCGCCTGGACACCTGGCGCATGGCCGACGGCAAGCATGACTACGCCTTCGTCCATATGCGCCTGCAAGTGGGGGCCGGGCGCGACCTTGAAACCCGGCGCCAGGTGGCCGAGGGCCTGTTCGAGATCATCAAGGCGCACTTCGCCCAATTGCAGGCCCAGCGCTTGCTGGCCCTGTCGTTCGAGATGAGCGAGCTGGAGGCCGAGCTCAACTTCAAGCACAACAACGTCCACGCCTTCCTCAAGTCGCTGTAG
- the hpaE gene encoding 5-carboxymethyl-2-hydroxymuconate semialdehyde dehydrogenase, with amino-acid sequence MIKHWIDGREVASRDTFVNYNPATGEAIGEVASGGAEEVARAVAAAKEAFPKWANTPAKERARLMRRLGELIDQNVPQLAELETLDTGLPIHQTRNVLIPRASHNFDFFAEVCTRMDGHSYPVDDQMLNYTLYQPVGVCALVSPWNVPFMTATWKTAPCLALGNTAVLKMSELSPLTANELGRLAVEAGIPNGVLNVIQGYGATAGDALVRHPDVRAISFTGGTATGKKIMQTAGLKKYSMELGGKSPVLIFEDADLERALDAALFTIFSLNGERCTAGSRIFIQQSVYPQFVKEFAARAKRLIVGDPTDPKTQVGSMITQQHYDKVTGYIRIGIEEGATLLAGGLERPAGLPAHLSRGQFIQPTVFADVDNKMRIAQEEIFGPVVCLIPFKDEAEALALANDTEYGLASYIWTQDIGKAHRLARGIEAGMVFINSQNVRDLRQPFGGVKGSGTGREGGEYSFEVFAEIKNVCLSMGSHHIPRWGV; translated from the coding sequence ATGATCAAGCATTGGATCGACGGCCGCGAAGTCGCAAGCCGCGACACCTTCGTCAACTACAACCCGGCCACCGGCGAGGCCATCGGCGAAGTCGCCAGCGGTGGCGCCGAAGAAGTGGCCCGTGCAGTGGCCGCGGCCAAGGAGGCATTCCCGAAATGGGCCAATACCCCGGCCAAGGAACGCGCACGCCTGATGCGCCGCCTGGGAGAGCTGATCGACCAGAACGTGCCGCAACTGGCGGAGCTGGAGACCCTGGACACCGGCCTGCCGATCCACCAGACGCGCAACGTGCTGATTCCCCGGGCCTCGCACAACTTCGACTTCTTCGCCGAGGTCTGCACCCGCATGGATGGCCACAGCTACCCGGTGGACGACCAGATGCTCAACTACACCCTGTACCAGCCGGTGGGGGTCTGCGCCCTGGTGTCGCCGTGGAACGTGCCGTTCATGACCGCCACCTGGAAGACCGCGCCCTGCCTGGCCCTGGGCAACACTGCGGTGCTGAAGATGAGCGAACTGTCGCCGCTGACCGCCAATGAACTGGGACGCCTGGCAGTCGAGGCCGGCATCCCCAACGGCGTGCTCAACGTGATCCAGGGCTATGGCGCCACTGCCGGCGATGCCCTGGTGCGCCACCCGGATGTGCGCGCCATTTCCTTCACTGGCGGCACTGCCACCGGCAAGAAGATCATGCAGACCGCGGGCCTGAAGAAGTACTCCATGGAACTGGGGGGCAAATCGCCGGTGCTGATCTTCGAGGATGCCGACCTGGAACGGGCCCTGGACGCCGCGCTGTTCACCATCTTCTCGCTCAATGGCGAGCGCTGCACCGCCGGCAGCCGGATCTTCATCCAGCAAAGCGTGTACCCGCAGTTCGTCAAGGAGTTCGCGGCCCGGGCCAAGCGCCTGATCGTCGGTGACCCGACGGACCCCAAGACCCAGGTCGGCTCGATGATCACCCAACAGCACTACGACAAGGTCACCGGCTACATCCGCATCGGCATCGAGGAAGGCGCGACCCTGCTGGCCGGCGGCCTGGAGCGGCCGGCCGGCCTGCCGGCGCACCTGTCGCGCGGGCAGTTCATCCAGCCCACGGTGTTCGCCGACGTGGACAACAAGATGCGCATCGCCCAGGAAGAGATCTTCGGCCCGGTGGTGTGCCTGATCCCGTTCAAGGACGAAGCCGAGGCCCTGGCCCTGGCCAACGACACCGAGTACGGCCTGGCGTCCTACATCTGGACCCAGGACATCGGCAAGGCCCACCGCCTGGCCCGGGGCATCGAGGCCGGCATGGTGTTCATCAACAGCCAGAACGTGCGCGACCTGCGCCAGCCATTCGGCGGCGTCAAAGGCTCGGGCACCGGGCGCGAAGGGGGTGAATACAGCTTCGAGGTGTTCGCCGAGATCAAGAACGTCTGCCTCTCCATGGGCAGCCACCACATCCCGCGCTGGGGCGTGTAA
- a CDS encoding fumarylacetoacetate hydrolase family protein, whose translation MKHARILFEGKAHKVQVDDQHNVRLADGRVLGEQQVTWLPPATGNMFALGLNYADHARELAFTPPTEPLAFIKSPGTYTGHNQRTWRPDGVAYMHYECELVAVIGKPAKNVKREDALDYLAGYTVCNDYAIRDYLENYYRPNLRVKNRDATTPVGPWIVDVSDVPDPGNLKLRTWINGELKQEGSTADMIFDIPYLIEYFSSFMTLQPGDMIATGTPEGLADVVPGDEVVVEVQGVGRLVNRIVSEAEFFAHPAQGATA comes from the coding sequence ATGAAACACGCCCGCATCCTGTTCGAAGGAAAGGCTCACAAGGTCCAGGTCGACGACCAGCACAACGTGCGCCTGGCCGATGGCCGCGTGCTGGGTGAGCAACAGGTCACCTGGCTGCCGCCCGCCACCGGCAACATGTTCGCCCTGGGCCTGAACTATGCCGACCACGCCCGCGAACTGGCCTTCACCCCGCCCACCGAGCCCCTGGCGTTCATCAAGTCGCCGGGCACCTACACCGGCCACAACCAGCGGACCTGGCGCCCGGATGGGGTGGCCTACATGCACTACGAGTGCGAGCTGGTGGCGGTCATCGGCAAGCCGGCGAAGAACGTCAAGCGCGAGGACGCCCTCGACTACCTGGCCGGCTACACGGTGTGCAACGACTACGCCATCCGCGACTACCTGGAAAACTACTACCGCCCCAACCTGCGGGTGAAGAACCGCGATGCCACCACCCCGGTGGGCCCCTGGATCGTCGACGTCAGCGACGTACCCGATCCCGGCAACCTGAAGCTGCGCACCTGGATCAACGGCGAGCTGAAGCAGGAAGGCAGCACTGCGGACATGATCTTCGACATTCCCTACCTGATCGAATACTTCTCCAGCTTCATGACCCTGCAACCGGGCGACATGATCGCCACCGGCACCCCCGAGGGCCTGGCCGACGTGGTGCCCGGCGATGAAGTGGTGGTGGAAGTGCAAGGCGTGGGGCGCCTGGTCAACCGAATCGTCAGCGAAGCCGAGTTCTTCGCCCATCCAGCACAAGGGGCAACAGCATGA
- a CDS encoding fumarylacetoacetate hydrolase family protein, with protein sequence MSRALNDHAGGTLFGVALNYQGLLHEHLERFSQPPYQKPPVKPVLFIKTPNTRNQHDGAVEHPAGERLQPGPALAVVIGKRASRVSEAQALEHVAGYTIANEFSLPEDSYYRPAVKAKCRDGFCALGPVLVPVAEVADPQALTIKLLVNGQVVQENTTANQVRSVARLIAELSEFMTLDVGDVLLTGTPEGRVDVQPGDRVDIEISGLGRLTNHVVAPQEARP encoded by the coding sequence ATGAGCCGAGCCTTGAACGACCACGCTGGCGGCACCCTGTTCGGCGTGGCGCTGAACTACCAGGGGTTGCTGCACGAGCACCTAGAGCGCTTCAGCCAGCCGCCCTACCAGAAGCCACCGGTGAAGCCGGTGCTGTTCATCAAGACCCCTAACACCCGCAACCAGCACGACGGTGCTGTCGAGCATCCGGCCGGCGAACGCCTGCAACCGGGCCCGGCCCTGGCCGTGGTGATCGGCAAGCGCGCCAGCCGGGTCAGCGAGGCCCAGGCTCTGGAGCACGTGGCCGGCTACACCATCGCCAACGAATTCAGCCTGCCGGAGGACAGCTACTACCGCCCGGCGGTCAAGGCCAAGTGCCGCGATGGCTTCTGCGCCCTGGGCCCGGTCCTGGTGCCGGTCGCCGAGGTCGCCGACCCGCAGGCGCTGACCATCAAGCTGCTGGTCAATGGCCAGGTGGTGCAGGAAAACACCACTGCCAACCAGGTCCGCAGCGTGGCCCGGCTGATCGCCGAGCTCAGCGAATTCATGACCCTGGACGTCGGCGATGTGCTGCTCACCGGCACCCCCGAAGGCCGGGTCGATGTGCAGCCCGGTGATCGGGTCGATATCGAGATCAGCGGCCTGGGCCGCCTCACCAACCACGTCGTCGCGCCACAGGAGGCCCGCCCATGA
- a CDS encoding GMC family oxidoreductase — translation MPETPPHSYDYIVVGAGSAGCVLANRLSADPSLKVCLIEAGPSDRSLLPGAYIRTPAGIIRLIANPRWNWMHAFSAQATSGGRPIPCPRGRVWGGSSAINGMIYIRGHRHDYDQWAAAGNQGWSHDELLPYFKRSEHFEPGDAPWHGRGGELNVAEQRSPSPVNQVFFEAATELGWSYNPDFNGPEQEGFGPFHVTQVNGERCSSARAFLHPILQRPNLTVLSSTLTHRVVLEGKRATGVEVSQDGQARQLLARREVILCAGAINSPQLLLLSGIGPAEELQRHGIAQRHALSGVGHNLQDHQDIVLMYRCRPELSYGLSPRGLLPLARSPWQYLARRRGPLTSNTVESGAFLRLDPDSPVPELGLIVAPALKNQPQRLVPVGHGISLHVAVMHPQSRGRVRLNSADPQAKPLIEANFLSHPEDMHKLVEGLRLVRRLAATRAFAQHLQDEQVPGPQVQSQEQIEQWIRHNLGTVFHPVGSCKMGHDEWAVVDDQLRVHGLQGLRVADASIMPQLITGNTNAAAIMIGEKAADLVLASARAQASLVPQGEACT, via the coding sequence ATGCCTGAAACTCCACCCCACAGCTACGACTACATCGTGGTCGGCGCCGGCTCCGCCGGTTGCGTGCTGGCCAACCGACTGTCCGCCGACCCCAGCCTCAAGGTGTGCCTGATCGAAGCCGGCCCCAGCGACCGCAGCCTGCTGCCGGGCGCCTACATACGCACGCCGGCGGGCATCATCCGCCTGATCGCCAACCCGCGCTGGAACTGGATGCATGCCTTCAGCGCCCAGGCCACCAGCGGCGGGCGCCCGATCCCCTGCCCCCGGGGCCGGGTCTGGGGCGGGTCCAGCGCCATCAACGGCATGATCTACATCCGTGGCCATCGCCACGACTACGACCAGTGGGCCGCCGCCGGCAACCAGGGCTGGAGTCATGACGAGCTGCTGCCCTACTTCAAGCGCTCGGAACACTTCGAGCCAGGGGATGCGCCCTGGCATGGCCGCGGCGGCGAACTCAACGTCGCCGAGCAGCGCAGCCCCAGTCCGGTCAACCAGGTGTTCTTCGAGGCGGCCACGGAGTTGGGCTGGAGCTATAACCCGGACTTCAACGGACCGGAACAGGAGGGTTTCGGTCCTTTTCACGTTACCCAGGTCAACGGCGAACGCTGCAGCTCGGCCCGCGCATTCCTGCACCCGATTCTGCAGCGGCCGAACCTGACCGTGCTCAGTTCCACCCTGACCCACCGTGTAGTGCTGGAGGGTAAACGCGCCACCGGCGTGGAAGTCAGCCAGGATGGCCAGGCACGCCAGCTATTGGCGCGGCGCGAGGTGATTCTCTGCGCCGGCGCGATCAACTCGCCGCAACTGTTGTTGCTCTCGGGGATCGGGCCTGCCGAGGAACTGCAGCGCCATGGCATCGCCCAGCGCCATGCCCTGTCCGGCGTCGGCCACAACCTGCAGGACCACCAGGACATTGTGTTGATGTACCGCTGCCGTCCCGAATTGAGCTACGGCCTGTCGCCCCGGGGCCTGCTACCCCTGGCCCGCTCGCCCTGGCAATACCTGGCCCGGCGCCGGGGGCCGTTGACGTCCAACACGGTGGAGTCCGGGGCCTTCTTGCGCCTGGACCCGGACTCGCCGGTGCCGGAGCTGGGCCTGATCGTCGCCCCGGCATTGAAGAACCAGCCCCAACGCCTGGTGCCGGTAGGCCATGGCATCAGCCTGCACGTGGCGGTAATGCACCCACAGAGCCGTGGCCGGGTGCGCCTCAACTCGGCCGACCCGCAGGCCAAGCCGCTGATCGAGGCCAACTTCCTCAGCCACCCGGAGGACATGCACAAGCTGGTGGAGGGCCTGCGCCTGGTGCGCCGGCTGGCGGCGACCCGGGCCTTCGCCCAACACCTGCAGGACGAGCAGGTGCCCGGGCCGCAGGTGCAGAGCCAGGAACAGATCGAGCAGTGGATCCGCCACAACCTGGGCACGGTGTTCCACCCGGTGGGCAGCTGCAAGATGGGCCATGACGAATGGGCGGTGGTGGACGACCAGTTGCGGGTCCATGGCCTGCAGGGGCTGCGGGTGGCGGACGCCTCGATCATGCCGCAGCTGATCACCGGCAACACCAACGCCGCAGCGATCATGATCGGCGAGAAGGCCGCCGACCTGGTGCTGGCCAGTGCGCGGGCGCAAGCGAGCCTCGTGCCCCAGGGTGAGGCTTGCACCTGA
- the hpaA gene encoding 4-hydroxyphenylacetate catabolism regulatory protein HpaA has translation MHPRQPIPNINIGQVYDQRYADAQVHYDKLSNLAGFFGRNMPVHRHDRFFQVHYVQSGAVRVYLDDRQYLESGPMFFLTPPTIAHAFVTEADAEGHVLTVRQQLVWELIGADPALAPAPQVPPACVALGRLGAGFAGEVRRLECLFHELQQEIDGQGAGREPALQALTRLLLISLLRLSANSLEARPARHEDLQIFHRFNELIEAHYLEHWPLGRYAGQIGVTEARLNDVCRRIADLPSKHLVYERLMQEAKRLLLFTGSSANEICYQLGFKDPAYFSRFFQRYAKAAPGEYRARQGLVTSPVPGH, from the coding sequence ATGCACCCACGCCAACCGATCCCCAACATCAACATCGGCCAGGTCTACGACCAGCGTTACGCCGATGCCCAGGTGCACTACGACAAGCTGAGCAACCTGGCCGGTTTTTTCGGCCGCAACATGCCGGTGCACCGCCATGACCGATTCTTCCAGGTGCACTACGTGCAAAGTGGCGCGGTGCGGGTCTACCTGGACGACCGGCAATACCTGGAGTCCGGGCCGATGTTCTTCCTCACGCCGCCGACCATCGCCCATGCCTTCGTTACCGAGGCCGATGCCGAGGGCCATGTGCTCACGGTGCGCCAACAACTGGTATGGGAGTTGATCGGCGCGGACCCGGCTCTGGCCCCGGCTCCCCAGGTGCCGCCGGCGTGCGTGGCCCTGGGCCGGCTCGGTGCCGGGTTCGCTGGCGAGGTGCGGCGCCTGGAGTGCCTGTTCCATGAGTTGCAGCAGGAGATCGACGGGCAGGGGGCCGGGCGCGAGCCGGCGCTGCAAGCCTTGACCCGGTTGCTGCTGATCAGCCTGCTGCGGCTCTCGGCCAACTCCCTGGAAGCCCGCCCGGCGCGCCATGAAGACCTGCAGATCTTCCATCGCTTCAACGAACTGATCGAGGCGCACTACCTGGAACACTGGCCCCTGGGGCGCTATGCCGGGCAGATCGGGGTGACCGAGGCGCGGCTCAACGATGTCTGCCGGCGCATCGCCGACTTGCCGTCCAAGCACTTGGTGTACGAACGCCTGATGCAGGAAGCCAAGCGCCTGTTGCTGTTCACCGGCAGCTCGGCCAACGAAATCTGCTACCAGCTGGGGTTCAAGGACCCGGCCTATTTCAGCCGGTTCTTCCAGCGTTATGCCAAGGCCGCCCCGGGCGAGTATCGGGCGCGCCAGGGGCTGGTCACGTCGCCTGTGCCGGGTCACTGA
- the hpaD gene encoding 3,4-dihydroxyphenylacetate 2,3-dioxygenase, with translation MGEVVMAAKVCHVPSMYLSELPGKHHGCREAAIAGHKEIARRARALGADTAVVFDVHWLVNSGYHINCGEVFNGTYTSNELPHFIKNMTYDYPGCPALGELIAAEANAADVRTLAHNIPSLELEYGTLVPMRYMHMDVPAAEHFQVVSIAAWCAWHKLADSFTFGAAVRRAIEKSDRKVLVLASGSLSHRFSDDREAEANIHNWTREFDKQVDQRVVELWQQGRFREFCAMLPDYAEHCYGEGKMHDTAMLLGLLGGPEYNRPAEIVTPLFGSSGTGQINAIFPL, from the coding sequence ATGGGCGAAGTCGTCATGGCCGCCAAGGTCTGCCACGTTCCATCGATGTACCTGTCCGAGTTGCCGGGCAAGCACCACGGCTGCCGCGAGGCGGCCATCGCCGGGCACAAGGAAATCGCTCGCCGGGCCCGGGCCCTGGGCGCCGACACCGCGGTGGTGTTCGATGTGCACTGGCTGGTCAACAGCGGCTACCACATCAATTGCGGCGAGGTGTTCAACGGCACCTACACCAGCAACGAGCTGCCGCATTTTATCAAGAACATGACCTACGACTACCCGGGCTGCCCGGCGCTGGGGGAGTTGATCGCCGCCGAGGCCAACGCCGCCGACGTGCGTACCCTGGCCCATAACATCCCCAGCCTGGAGCTGGAGTACGGGACCCTGGTGCCCATGCGCTACATGCACATGGACGTGCCCGCCGCCGAGCATTTCCAGGTGGTGTCCATCGCCGCCTGGTGCGCCTGGCACAAGCTGGCCGACAGCTTCACCTTCGGCGCCGCCGTGCGCCGGGCCATCGAGAAGAGCGACCGCAAGGTCCTGGTGCTGGCCTCCGGCTCCCTGTCCCACCGGTTTTCCGATGACCGCGAGGCCGAGGCCAACATCCACAACTGGACCCGGGAATTCGACAAGCAGGTCGACCAGCGCGTGGTGGAGTTGTGGCAGCAGGGCCGCTTCCGCGAGTTCTGCGCGATGCTCCCCGACTACGCCGAGCACTGCTATGGCGAAGGCAAGATGCACGACACGGCGATGCTCCTCGGGCTGCTGGGCGGCCCCGAGTACAACCGCCCGGCCGAGATCGTCACGCCGCTGTTCGGCAGCTCCGGCACCGGCCAGATCAACGCCATTTTTCCGTTGTGA